Proteins from one Oscillatoria nigro-viridis PCC 7112 genomic window:
- a CDS encoding non-ribosomal peptide synthetase, with amino-acid sequence MSDASIKGNQLTESCTNLVELLQHRALHQPEQKYTFLLDGKTETASLTYRELDAIARSHAVRLQTLGVAGERALLLFPPGLDYLAAFFGCLYAKAIAVPLYPPKLKRNLAKISAIAKDAGATVAIAPARHLENLEQLCEQAPELKGLHWLSAEMLAGDGEKWQQPPIHPDEVAYLQYTSGSTSTPKGVMVSHANVLYNIEYIHRGFDHDAESVAVTWLPHFHDMGLIDGLLKPLYLGIPCYFMPPAAFIQNPMCWLEAISRYKATHSGGPNFAYDLCASKISKILGDGQKTLDLSSWRVAYNGAEPIHKETLERFTKAFEPCGFQADAFCPAYGMAETTLKIATVRSGETPTFLPVKTAALENDRIVEVVGGEGGARTLVGCGFPEFGTLVAIVNPETLTQCQPQEVGEIWVAGETVARGYWNRPEETEKTFQAYLSDTREGPFLRTGDLGFLREGELFITGRLKDLIIIRGRNLYPQDIERTAERSHPSLRPGAIAAFSVEVAGEEQLVIVPELQSRKAPDHAEEIISAIRDRIVREYEVQVYGVVLIKPGSIPKTTSGKIQRRAACADFLADNLEVVASSVLELADSVEIDNQLTRENLLAAELEERQSLLEAYLWQQVNRRGMNSPANSQSRLKPTEEESSIHCSASGKTQDIIDRPLSSFGLDSLRMFELKNQIESDLGVTVSVADLFEDRSIARLAVQILEQLTGNTAAAVPRPVSRSRHLPLSFAQERLWFFDQLEPGNLFYNLCGAVRVTGQLNAEALRQSIEKIIERHEILRTAFAGGEKEQIQVIFDAKNFPLPLIDLSHCSPEECEKEAQKLSVEAARSPFDLTQPNLLRAKLLRLSETEHTLLLSAHHIIFDGWSLGVFLRELAAFYENFTNNNLASIPPLPIQYADFATWQRQQMQGEILQTQLTYWKQQLSGSAAVLNLPTDFSRPAVQSYKGGRQLFELPERLTEAIRQLSRREKTTVFMTLLAAFNTLLYRYTGQEDILVGSPIASRNSSETESLIGFFVNTLVLRSDLTGNPTFRELLSRVREVALGAYAHQDVPFEKLVEELQPNRDLSHSPLFQVMFAFQNASEFALELPGLSLNCQQVHSGTANFDLTLELEATATGIRGWFEYSLDLFEVATIARMATHFHNLLEGIVANPAARLSDLPMLAETERQQIIFEWNNTQTNNFQNACIHRLFEAQVAKTPDAVAVQFECQSLTYRELNDRANQLAHYLHSFGVKPDGIVGVYLERSLDAIVGILGVLKAGGAYLPLDPIYAKERLAFMLEDAGVRVLLTQAELKAEMPAQNNISVICLDAEWQTIAQQNKSNPDRAVGPENLAYIIYTSGSTGKPKGVMVQHQSLANYTQAASVEYGIKAGDRILQFASLSFDASAEEIYPCLTQGATLVLRGNSMLDSISSFLQKCREWQITVLDLPTAYWRELTARLSTEKAEFPPSVRLTIIGGETALSASLNQWQKCVSEKVRLVNTYGPTETTIVATWCDSLPSAPSAPSAVKNSAKTLPIGRPIPNARTYVLDANLQPVPIGVPGELYIGGAGVSRGYINRSDLNREKFIPDPFSSKQGVCLYKTGDLVRYLPDGNLEFLDRTDRQVKIRGFRIELGEIESALSQHPDVQEAVILAREEDSGDKRLIAYLVLNSAVSIGDSAPIKNLRSFLREQLPDYMVPASFMFLEAMPLTPNGKVDFKALPAPETNSSEADFIAPETLEEQVLADIWAEILGLKQVGINDNFFELGGHSLLATQLIAKVRDRFQVELSLRCLFQSPTVASLAATIAKTKSEPDREPIKLLPTIAPDPQNRYKPFPLNEMQQAYWIGRNSFFEMGNVAIHGYVEIDSDELDLERFSLAWQRVVQRHDMLRAIVLPNGQQQILENVPAYKIEVLDLRSLDPEVAGEKLEAIRDRLSHQVLPLDRWPLFEICASKINQRRIRLHISIDALCIDGWSFQILFGDLVKFYRNPNTAISPLQLSFRDCVLAAIALENSPLFQQSLDYWRTRLKTLPPAPELPLAKHPNSLTQPRFKRWSDRLDLQTWQRLKTRTARASLTPTGLLLAAYAEVLSLWSKTPRFTLNVPRFNRLPLHPQVEEIIGEFASFTLLEIDNSKRESFEVRAKRLQEQLWQDLEHQYVSGVRVLRELAQAQGTTAALMPVVFTIDPQNAPGEDSSIFSLIQELGELVHIIGQTPQVWIDAQFTETAQGLSFSWDAVEELFPPGMIDEMFDAYCRLLQRLANEEETWQETVSFQQAFANSIEAPIPDGLLHELFAQKVALRSHEPAVITRDRILTYEELYRRANQVGHRLRNLGVRPNQLVAVVMEKGWEQIVAVLGILASGAAYLPVDAALPKERIWYLLENGEVEIVLTQSQLNQRLEWPENVRRICLDTEELATESGEALESVQEAEDLAYVIYTSGSTGLPKGVAIAHRGAVNAIAQTNQVFDVAEGDRAIAVTALHHDMSVYDIFGILAAGGAIVIPDAAQRLDPDHWAQLMVKERVTIWNSVPPMMEMLLDYAAGRSEVLPECLRWAFLGGDWIPVTLPQRLSAIVKKCRVVSVGGPTETTLWNIWYPVETVDPSWKSIPYGSPIANTRYYILNERLEDCPVWVAGEMCCAGVGLTKGYWRNEEKTRASCLTHPVTGDRLYRTGDLGRFLPDGNIEFLGREDFRLKIRGFRIEAGEIEAALNEHPAVKASIVTAFGENHSQKRLVGYIVPQQKAAPAVEELRQFLSEKLPDYMVPSAFIVLDALPLSANGKVNRKALPEPDAAIPEEKIFVAPRTPIEAMLAIICCEVLGIEQLSITDNFFELGGNSLLAIQLAAKVREYCQIELPLCDIFAGRSLAVLAENISEAKNKNAVVEEPAIAPVSRSAYRRSLSSLQ; translated from the coding sequence ATGAGTGACGCAAGCATTAAGGGAAACCAACTCACCGAAAGTTGTACCAATTTAGTAGAACTCCTACAACACAGAGCGTTACACCAACCAGAGCAGAAATATACATTTCTGTTAGACGGAAAAACTGAAACCGCCAGTTTGACTTATCGAGAGTTAGATGCGATCGCCCGATCGCACGCCGTGCGGCTTCAGACATTGGGAGTCGCTGGCGAACGAGCCTTACTGCTTTTCCCGCCAGGATTGGACTATCTCGCCGCCTTTTTCGGATGCTTGTACGCCAAAGCGATCGCGGTTCCCCTCTATCCGCCGAAGCTGAAACGGAATTTAGCGAAAATTAGCGCGATCGCCAAAGACGCAGGAGCAACAGTTGCGATCGCTCCCGCGCGACACCTGGAAAATTTAGAACAGCTATGCGAGCAAGCGCCGGAACTCAAAGGGCTGCACTGGCTGAGTGCAGAGATGCTTGCCGGTGACGGCGAAAAGTGGCAGCAGCCACCCATCCATCCCGACGAAGTAGCTTATCTTCAGTACACTTCCGGCTCCACCTCCACCCCCAAAGGCGTCATGGTGAGCCACGCCAACGTTTTGTACAACATAGAATACATTCACCGAGGCTTTGACCACGATGCCGAAAGCGTTGCGGTAACGTGGCTTCCCCACTTTCACGACATGGGGTTAATTGACGGATTGCTCAAACCTTTGTATCTGGGAATTCCCTGTTACTTCATGCCGCCAGCCGCGTTTATTCAGAACCCGATGTGCTGGCTGGAAGCAATTTCGCGCTACAAAGCTACCCACAGCGGCGGGCCAAATTTTGCTTACGACTTGTGTGCTAGCAAAATAAGCAAAATCTTGGGCGATGGCCAAAAAACCCTGGATTTGAGCAGTTGGCGCGTGGCCTATAACGGCGCAGAACCCATCCACAAAGAAACCCTAGAGCGATTTACCAAAGCTTTTGAGCCCTGCGGTTTTCAGGCGGATGCCTTTTGTCCTGCTTACGGAATGGCAGAAACCACGCTAAAAATTGCCACGGTTCGCAGCGGGGAAACACCGACTTTCTTACCAGTAAAAACAGCGGCGCTGGAAAACGATCGCATTGTAGAAGTTGTCGGAGGCGAGGGGGGCGCGAGAACTTTAGTCGGCTGCGGTTTCCCTGAATTTGGCACTCTAGTTGCGATCGTCAATCCCGAAACTCTGACGCAATGCCAGCCGCAGGAAGTCGGAGAAATTTGGGTAGCTGGCGAAACAGTGGCGCGAGGCTATTGGAATCGCCCAGAAGAGACAGAAAAAACCTTCCAAGCATATCTTTCAGATACCAGGGAAGGGCCATTTTTGCGAACAGGAGATTTAGGCTTTTTGCGCGAGGGAGAACTGTTTATTACAGGGCGGCTTAAAGATTTAATTATCATCCGAGGTCGCAATCTTTACCCCCAAGATATAGAAAGAACGGCAGAGCGCAGCCATCCCAGTTTGCGGCCGGGGGCGATCGCAGCATTCTCGGTGGAAGTCGCAGGCGAAGAACAGCTCGTTATCGTGCCAGAATTACAATCTCGCAAAGCGCCGGATCATGCCGAGGAAATTATCAGCGCCATCCGCGATCGCATTGTTCGAGAATATGAAGTGCAAGTTTATGGAGTAGTGCTGATTAAGCCCGGAAGCATTCCGAAAACTACCAGCGGTAAAATTCAACGCCGCGCCGCCTGTGCTGACTTTCTAGCTGACAATTTGGAAGTTGTCGCCAGTAGCGTTTTAGAGTTAGCTGATTCGGTGGAAATCGACAATCAACTCACGCGAGAAAATCTGCTGGCAGCAGAGTTAGAAGAACGGCAGTCGCTGCTTGAGGCATACCTTTGGCAGCAGGTAAACCGCCGGGGAATGAATTCCCCGGCTAATAGCCAAAGTCGGCTAAAGCCGACTGAAGAGGAATCTTCAATCCACTGCAGTGCCAGCGGGAAAACACAAGATATTATCGATCGACCGCTCAGTAGCTTTGGACTAGATTCTTTAAGAATGTTTGAGTTAAAAAATCAAATAGAGAGTGACTTGGGCGTTACTGTATCGGTTGCCGATTTGTTTGAGGATAGGAGCATTGCTCGACTGGCAGTGCAAATTCTAGAGCAACTAACAGGAAATACCGCAGCAGCCGTCCCAAGGCCAGTTTCTCGATCGCGCCATCTTCCCCTATCTTTTGCCCAAGAGCGCTTGTGGTTCTTCGACCAATTGGAACCGGGAAACCTCTTCTACAACCTCTGCGGTGCGGTTCGGGTGACGGGGCAACTCAATGCAGAAGCACTCAGGCAAAGTATTGAGAAAATTATCGAGCGGCACGAGATTTTAAGAACTGCGTTTGCTGGTGGAGAAAAAGAACAGATACAAGTTATTTTTGATGCGAAAAATTTCCCATTACCGCTGATAGATTTGAGCCATTGCTCCCCGGAGGAATGTGAAAAAGAAGCGCAAAAACTGTCTGTTGAAGCAGCGCGATCGCCCTTTGATTTAACTCAACCAAATCTGCTCCGTGCAAAGCTTCTGCGCCTGTCAGAAACAGAACATACTCTGCTATTATCCGCCCACCATATCATTTTTGATGGGTGGTCTCTGGGCGTATTTTTACGGGAACTAGCGGCATTTTATGAAAATTTTACTAATAATAATTTAGCCTCGATTCCACCGCTGCCAATTCAGTATGCAGACTTTGCAACTTGGCAGCGCCAACAAATGCAGGGAGAAATATTACAAACTCAACTTACTTACTGGAAGCAGCAGTTAAGTGGCAGCGCAGCGGTTCTAAATTTACCCACCGACTTTTCTCGTCCCGCTGTTCAAAGTTACAAGGGAGGTCGGCAATTATTTGAATTGCCAGAGCGGTTAACCGAGGCAATTAGGCAATTGAGTCGCCGGGAAAAAACCACTGTATTTATGACATTGCTGGCAGCATTCAATACGCTGCTTTACCGCTACACGGGGCAAGAAGATATCCTCGTCGGTTCACCAATTGCCAGCCGCAACAGCAGCGAAACCGAATCATTAATTGGATTTTTTGTCAATACTTTAGTCCTGCGATCTGACTTAACCGGAAATCCCACTTTTCGAGAGTTGCTGAGTCGAGTGCGAGAGGTTGCATTAGGCGCTTACGCGCATCAAGATGTACCGTTTGAGAAGTTGGTAGAAGAATTGCAGCCGAATCGAGATTTAAGTCACTCGCCTTTATTTCAGGTGATGTTTGCCTTTCAAAATGCCTCTGAATTCGCCTTAGAATTGCCTGGTTTAAGCCTGAACTGCCAACAGGTTCACAGCGGCACAGCCAATTTCGATTTAACGCTGGAATTAGAAGCGACAGCAACAGGTATTAGAGGGTGGTTTGAATATAGTCTAGACTTGTTTGAAGTTGCTACAATCGCGCGAATGGCAACGCACTTTCACAACTTATTAGAAGGCATAGTTGCGAATCCCGCCGCGCGTTTATCAGATTTGCCCATGCTTGCAGAAACAGAGCGCCAGCAAATTATATTTGAGTGGAATAATACTCAAACAAATAACTTTCAAAATGCCTGCATTCATCGCTTATTTGAAGCGCAAGTGGCGAAAACACCTGATGCAGTTGCGGTGCAATTTGAATGCCAAAGTTTGACCTACCGAGAACTGAACGATCGCGCGAATCAACTTGCCCATTACTTGCACTCTTTCGGCGTAAAACCAGATGGGATAGTCGGCGTTTATCTGGAGCGATCGCTCGATGCGATCGTCGGGATTTTAGGCGTATTAAAAGCAGGTGGCGCTTATTTGCCCCTCGACCCCATCTATGCTAAAGAACGCCTCGCCTTCATGTTAGAAGACGCTGGAGTTAGGGTATTGCTAACGCAAGCAGAATTAAAAGCAGAAATGCCAGCCCAAAATAATATTTCTGTGATTTGCTTGGATGCAGAATGGCAGACGATCGCTCAACAAAATAAGTCAAATCCCGATCGCGCCGTTGGACCCGAAAACCTAGCTTATATCATCTATACATCCGGGTCAACCGGCAAGCCAAAGGGAGTGATGGTGCAGCATCAATCTTTGGCGAATTATACGCAGGCTGCAAGTGTCGAATATGGAATTAAAGCAGGCGATCGCATTCTGCAATTTGCTTCCCTCAGCTTCGACGCCAGCGCCGAAGAAATCTATCCCTGTTTAACGCAAGGTGCCACCTTGGTACTGCGCGGAAATTCCATGTTAGACAGCATTTCTTCCTTCCTGCAAAAATGCCGGGAATGGCAAATCACCGTCTTAGATTTGCCGACAGCTTACTGGCGCGAATTAACGGCCAGACTCAGCACCGAAAAAGCAGAATTTCCCCCATCAGTGCGCTTGACAATTATTGGCGGAGAAACCGCACTTTCAGCATCCCTGAATCAGTGGCAAAAGTGCGTATCAGAAAAAGTGCGGCTCGTCAATACTTACGGCCCCACAGAAACAACAATTGTCGCCACGTGGTGCGATTCTCTCCCCTCTGCGCCCTCTGCGCCCTCTGCGGTTAAAAACTCCGCAAAAACCTTGCCGATCGGTCGTCCAATTCCAAATGCCCGCACCTATGTACTCGATGCTAATTTGCAACCCGTTCCGATCGGAGTCCCAGGCGAACTTTATATCGGAGGTGCGGGCGTTTCCAGAGGATATATCAACCGTTCGGATCTGAATCGAGAAAAATTTATTCCCGATCCTTTTAGCAGCAAACAAGGCGTTTGCCTTTACAAAACAGGCGATTTAGTCCGCTATCTCCCCGACGGCAATTTAGAATTTCTCGATCGCACCGATCGCCAAGTGAAAATTCGCGGTTTCCGCATAGAGTTAGGAGAAATCGAATCCGCACTCAGCCAACATCCAGACGTGCAAGAAGCAGTAATTCTCGCGCGCGAGGAAGATTCAGGCGACAAGCGCTTAATCGCCTACCTCGTTTTAAACTCAGCAGTCAGCATTGGCGACTCTGCACCGATCAAAAATCTGCGCTCTTTTCTCCGGGAACAACTGCCAGATTATATGGTTCCTGCCAGTTTCATGTTTTTAGAAGCGATGCCATTAACGCCAAACGGCAAGGTAGATTTCAAAGCCCTTCCCGCACCGGAAACCAACAGTTCAGAGGCAGATTTTATCGCTCCTGAGACTTTAGAAGAACAAGTATTAGCTGATATTTGGGCTGAGATTCTCGGCTTAAAACAAGTGGGAATCAATGACAATTTCTTCGAGTTGGGAGGTCACTCTTTGCTGGCAACTCAACTGATTGCCAAAGTGCGCGATCGCTTTCAAGTCGAGCTATCGCTGCGCTGTCTGTTTCAATCCCCCACCGTCGCCAGTCTAGCAGCGACGATCGCGAAAACTAAAAGCGAGCCAGATCGAGAACCTATTAAATTACTGCCGACAATCGCCCCCGATCCTCAAAATCGCTACAAACCATTTCCGCTCAATGAAATGCAGCAGGCGTACTGGATCGGCCGAAATAGCTTCTTTGAAATGGGCAATGTTGCCATTCACGGCTATGTAGAAATTGACAGCGACGAGTTAGATTTAGAGCGGTTTAGCCTCGCGTGGCAGCGAGTTGTACAGCGTCACGATATGCTGCGGGCGATCGTACTTCCGAACGGACAGCAGCAAATTCTGGAAAACGTGCCCGCTTATAAAATTGAGGTTTTGGATTTGCGATCGCTCGATCCAGAGGTTGCGGGTGAAAAACTCGAAGCAATTCGCGATCGCCTTTCCCACCAAGTGCTGCCGCTCGATCGCTGGCCGCTGTTCGAGATTTGCGCTTCTAAAATTAATCAGCGCCGCATCCGCCTGCACATCAGCATTGACGCCTTGTGCATAGACGGCTGGAGTTTTCAAATTTTGTTTGGCGATTTGGTCAAGTTTTACCGCAATCCCAATACTGCGATCTCACCCTTGCAACTATCTTTCCGCGATTGCGTTTTAGCCGCGATTGCCTTAGAAAACTCCCCACTTTTCCAGCAATCCTTAGATTACTGGCGAACTCGCCTCAAAACCCTGCCGCCAGCGCCGGAATTGCCCCTCGCCAAACACCCGAATTCCTTAACGCAGCCGCGATTTAAACGCTGGAGCGATCGCTTAGACTTGCAAACCTGGCAGCGCCTCAAAACGCGCACAGCTCGCGCCAGCCTCACTCCTACGGGTTTATTGCTGGCAGCCTATGCAGAGGTTCTGTCTCTGTGGAGCAAAACGCCTCGGTTTACCCTCAACGTGCCGCGCTTTAATCGGTTGCCTTTGCATCCTCAAGTTGAGGAAATTATCGGAGAATTTGCGTCATTTACTCTGCTAGAAATAGATAACTCCAAGCGAGAGAGTTTTGAAGTACGAGCCAAGCGATTGCAAGAACAGCTTTGGCAAGATTTAGAACACCAATATGTCAGCGGCGTGCGGGTTTTGCGAGAACTCGCTCAAGCGCAAGGTACAACCGCAGCGCTAATGCCAGTCGTGTTTACGATCGATCCGCAAAACGCGCCTGGGGAAGATTCCTCTATCTTTTCACTCATTCAAGAATTGGGAGAATTGGTACACATTATCGGTCAAACTCCGCAAGTTTGGATAGACGCGCAATTTACCGAAACCGCCCAGGGGCTGTCTTTTAGCTGGGATGCGGTGGAAGAACTCTTCCCGCCAGGGATGATTGACGAGATGTTTGACGCCTATTGTCGCCTGTTGCAGCGCCTCGCTAACGAGGAGGAAACTTGGCAGGAAACCGTGTCGTTTCAGCAAGCTTTTGCTAACAGCATTGAAGCACCGATTCCCGATGGATTGCTGCACGAGTTGTTTGCTCAGAAAGTCGCCTTGCGATCGCACGAACCCGCCGTCATTACGCGCGATCGTATCCTCACCTACGAAGAGCTCTATCGGCGAGCGAATCAAGTCGGTCATCGCTTGCGAAATCTCGGAGTTCGCCCTAATCAATTGGTTGCCGTTGTCATGGAGAAAGGATGGGAGCAAATCGTCGCTGTCCTGGGAATTCTAGCCTCTGGAGCCGCTTATTTGCCCGTAGATGCGGCGCTGCCAAAAGAGCGGATTTGGTATTTGCTGGAAAATGGCGAAGTTGAGATTGTTTTGACGCAATCTCAGTTAAATCAACGCTTGGAATGGCCGGAAAATGTGCGGCGAATTTGTCTTGATACTGAGGAATTAGCAACAGAAAGCGGCGAAGCTTTGGAATCAGTGCAGGAGGCGGAAGATTTAGCTTATGTGATTTATACTTCTGGCTCAACTGGCTTGCCGAAAGGCGTGGCGATCGCGCACCGAGGTGCAGTCAATGCGATCGCTCAGACCAATCAAGTGTTTGATGTGGCCGAGGGCGATCGCGCGATCGCAGTCACCGCACTGCACCACGATATGTCGGTTTACGATATCTTCGGCATCCTAGCAGCCGGAGGAGCGATCGTCATTCCCGATGCCGCCCAACGGCTAGACCCCGATCACTGGGCGCAATTGATGGTAAAAGAGCGCGTCACCATTTGGAACTCGGTTCCCCCGATGATGGAAATGCTGCTCGATTACGCTGCCGGACGTTCTGAGGTGTTGCCGGAGTGCTTGCGCTGGGCGTTTCTCGGCGGAGATTGGATTCCAGTAACGCTGCCCCAGAGGTTAAGTGCGATCGTCAAAAAATGTCGCGTTGTCAGCGTCGGCGGGCCAACTGAAACCACTCTCTGGAACATTTGGTATCCGGTAGAAACTGTTGACCCTTCTTGGAAAAGCATTCCCTACGGATCGCCGATCGCCAATACACGCTATTACATTTTGAATGAAAGGTTGGAAGACTGTCCCGTCTGGGTTGCCGGCGAGATGTGCTGTGCCGGAGTTGGACTGACAAAAGGATACTGGCGGAATGAAGAAAAAACTCGCGCCAGTTGCCTCACGCACCCCGTCACGGGCGATCGCTTGTACCGAACGGGAGATTTAGGGCGCTTCCTCCCTGACGGCAATATCGAATTTTTAGGACGAGAAGATTTCCGCCTTAAAATTCGAGGATTCCGCATCGAAGCAGGAGAAATTGAAGCTGCTTTGAACGAGCACCCAGCAGTCAAAGCATCCATTGTCACCGCATTCGGAGAAAATCACAGTCAAAAGCGCTTAGTAGGGTATATCGTTCCCCAACAAAAGGCTGCCCCTGCGGTTGAAGAATTGCGCCAATTCCTGAGCGAAAAACTGCCCGATTATATGGTGCCTTCTGCATTTATAGTTCTGGACGCGCTGCCACTTTCGGCGAACGGCAAAGTTAACCGCAAGGCACTGCCAGAACCGGATGCCGCCATTCCAGAAGAAAAGATTTTTGTCGCACCGCGCACCCCTATTGAGGCAATGTTAGCGATAATTTGCTGTGAGGTTCTCGGCATCGAACAGTTAAGCATTACCGATAACTTTTTTGAACTTGGAGGAAATTCGCTGCTGGCAATTCAATTAGCAGCCAAGGTACGAGAATATTGTCAGATAGAATTGCCTTTGTGTGATATTTTTGCAGGACGATCGCTCGCCGTACTTGCCGAAAATATTTCTGAAGCCAAAAATAAAAATGCGGTCGTTGAAGAACCCGCGATCGCGCCTGTTTCGCGATCGGCGTACCGCAGGTCACTGTCATCTTTGCAATAA